A stretch of Endozoicomonas sp. SCSIO W0465 DNA encodes these proteins:
- a CDS encoding lipopolysaccharide assembly protein LapB: MKPAASAGTPGLRQNPARDSYQSAVTRTVTTTGNTEELLSQGFELLRKRQWNSAVNVFQAIKPETPKQNERKVNGLARALYHQPGKAAEALEVLNQLPASVQTDTLLSKSRILETLERYQEAEDLLKQIVKKEAGDPEKGRACKHHGTNLTLARLWQIMGKHDKAERLLIATFRQESAKAGDPKAGIACKHHDTNLTLARHWQIMGKHDIAERLMIATFRQESAQAGDLEAGRACRYHDTNLGLALQWVMVGKLDQAEGLLIAMFRQESANPGDLENGRACKHHETNLTLARLWRVMGKPDKAERLLIATFRQESVKTDDLEAGKACKHHETNLGLARLWEMMGKLDNTERLLTATFRQESVSAGDLETGRACKNHETNITLARLWQMTGKLNKAECLLIATFRQESAKPDDLEAGRACKNHETNLSLARHWQMMDKLDKAERLLIAMFRQESAKAADLEAGRACKHHETNLGLARHWQIMGKLDKAERLLIATFRQESAMAGDLEAGTACKNHDTNITLARHWQIMGRLDISERLLIATFRQESANPGDLENGRACKHHETNLTLARLWEMMGKLDKAESLLIATLRQESVTAGNPEESGASKSAETNLTLARLWQMMGKLNKAECLLIAKFRQESALEGDLEAGRACKHHETNLMLARHWQIMGKHDKAECLLSAMFRQESVQPGDLEAGRACQNHETNLGLALHWEMVGKLDKAEQLLISTLRLESSKAVDPEAGQTCKHHETNLTLARLWKMIGKVDNAQRLLQQCLSDNTLGEVQKDRYRLTLCIIHSGTNEFDRYIGDMTNCVDKALAQSIHRFRIYCARVADNGLEEPVFLDQAFNYVEEAMQLSSCSEKRAQLLSQKAHIMRMQKKAESEWQSLFQQAACLDHSRVLKERTEPWRKTEQRALEKLNILSPA, encoded by the coding sequence GTGAAGCCGGCAGCCTCTGCAGGCACCCCGGGGTTAAGACAAAATCCTGCCCGGGATTCTTATCAGTCTGCCGTAACAAGAACGGTAACAACGACAGGAAATACCGAGGAGCTTCTTTCTCAGGGGTTTGAATTACTCAGGAAAAGGCAATGGAACTCGGCTGTTAACGTGTTTCAGGCGATCAAACCAGAGACTCCAAAACAGAATGAACGTAAAGTCAATGGCCTTGCCCGGGCATTGTATCACCAGCCCGGGAAGGCTGCAGAGGCACTGGAGGTATTAAATCAATTACCGGCTTCTGTCCAGACCGACACCTTGCTGTCAAAATCCAGAATTTTGGAAACACTGGAACGTTATCAAGAGGCAGAAGATCTGCTGAAGCAGATAGTTAAGAAGGAAGCGGGCGACCCGGAAAAAGGCAGGGCCTGCAAGCACCATGGGACGAATCTTACGCTGGCCCGTCTCTGGCAGATCATGGGTAAGCACGATAAAGCTGAACGCCTGCTGATTGCGACGTTCCGGCAAGAATCGGCGAAGGCGGGTGACCCCAAAGCAGGCATTGCCTGCAAGCATCATGATACGAATCTCACGCTAGCCCGTCACTGGCAAATCATGGGTAAGCACGATATCGCCGAACGCCTGATGATTGCCACGTTCAGGCAAGAATCTGCGCAGGCAGGTGACCTGGAAGCAGGCAGGGCCTGCAGGTACCATGACACGAATCTGGGGCTGGCCCTTCAGTGGGTAATGGTGGGTAAGCTTGATCAAGCCGAAGGTCTGCTGATCGCCATGTTCAGGCAGGAATCGGCAAACCCGGGCGACCTGGAAAACGGCAGGGCCTGCAAGCACCATGAGACCAATCTCACGCTGGCTCGTCTCTGGCGAGTGATGGGCAAGCCTGATAAAGCCGAACGTCTGCTGATTGCTACATTCAGACAGGAATCGGTTAAGACGGATGATCTGGAAGCAGGCAAGGCCTGCAAGCACCATGAGACGAATCTTGGGCTGGCCAGGCTCTGGGAGATGATGGGTAAGCTCGATAACACCGAACGCTTGCTGACTGCTACGTTCAGGCAGGAGTCGGTGAGTGCGGGCGACCTGGAAACAGGCAGGGCTTGTAAGAACCATGAGACGAATATCACGCTGGCCCGTCTCTGGCAGATGACGGGTAAGCTCAATAAGGCCGAATGTTTGCTGATCGCCACCTTCAGGCAGGAATCGGCGAAGCCGGACGATCTGGAAGCAGGAAGGGCCTGCAAGAACCATGAAACGAATCTTTCGCTGGCCCGTCACTGGCAAATGATGGATAAGCTCGATAAAGCCGAACGCCTGCTGATTGCCATGTTCAGGCAGGAATCTGCGAAGGCTGCCGACCTGGAAGCCGGCAGAGCCTGCAAGCATCATGAAACGAATCTTGGGCTGGCCCGTCACTGGCAGATAATGGGTAAACTTGATAAAGCCGAACGTTTGCTGATTGCCACATTCAGGCAGGAATCGGCGATGGCGGGCGATCTGGAAGCCGGCACAGCCTGCAAGAATCATGATACAAATATTACCCTGGCCCGTCACTGGCAGATAATGGGTAGGCTCGATATCTCCGAGCGCCTGCTGATCGCCACGTTCAGGCAGGAATCGGCAAACCCGGGCGACCTGGAAAACGGCAGGGCCTGCAAGCACCATGAGACGAATCTCACGCTGGCCCGTCTCTGGGAGATGATGGGTAAACTCGATAAAGCCGAAAGCCTGCTGATCGCTACGCTCAGGCAGGAATCGGTGACGGCAGGAAACCCGGAAGAAAGTGGGGCCAGCAAAAGCGCAGAGACGAATCTCACCCTGGCCCGTCTCTGGCAAATGATGGGCAAACTCAATAAAGCTGAATGCCTGCTGATCGCTAAGTTCAGACAGGAATCGGCCCTGGAGGGCGACCTGGAAGCAGGCAGGGCCTGCAAGCACCATGAAACGAATCTTATGCTGGCCCGTCACTGGCAGATAATGGGTAAGCACGATAAAGCAGAATGTCTGCTGAGTGCCATGTTCAGGCAAGAATCAGTACAGCCGGGTGACCTGGAAGCCGGCAGGGCCTGTCAGAACCATGAGACGAATCTGGGGCTGGCCCTTCACTGGGAAATGGTGGGTAAACTCGATAAAGCCGAACAACTGCTGATCAGTACGTTAAGGCTGGAATCGTCGAAAGCGGTCGACCCGGAAGCAGGCCAGACCTGCAAGCACCATGAGACGAATCTCACGCTGGCCCGTCTCTGGAAGATGATAGGTAAGGTCGATAACGCCCAACGTTTGCTCCAGCAATGCCTGTCCGATAATACGTTGGGCGAGGTTCAAAAAGACCGTTACAGGCTGACATTGTGCATTATACATTCCGGGACCAATGAATTTGACAGGTATATTGGAGACATGACCAACTGTGTCGATAAGGCACTGGCCCAGTCAATCCATCGATTCAGGATTTATTGTGCACGTGTTGCTGACAACGGTTTGGAAGAGCCTGTATTCCTGGATCAAGCTTTCAATTATGTGGAGGAAGCTATGCAGCTTTCTTCCTGCAGTGAAAAACGGGCACAATTGCTGTCGCAGAAAGCGCACATCATGAGAATGCAGAAAAAGGCTGAAAGCGAATGGCAATCGCTTTTTCAGCAAGCAGCCTGTTTAGACCATTCAAGAGTTTTAAAAGAAAGAACAGAGCCCTGGCGGAAAACCGAGCAGCGGGCGTTGGAAAAGTTAAACATCCTGAGCCCCGCTTGA
- a CDS encoding lipopolysaccharide assembly protein LapB, with amino-acid sequence MSGSPGAAVRPVTSVGTRGLRQNPARGSYQSAVTRAVKTTENNTEALLSQGFGLLRKRQWDSAVKVFKAIKPATQIQNESKVNGLARALYHQPGKAAEALDLLNQLSAPIQTNTLMTKSRILEALQRYQEAEDLLMQIVKKEAGDPEKGRACKYHDANITLARLWQVMGKLDQSEHLLIATFRQESVKADDLEAGRACKHYETNLGLARLWEIMGKPDKAERLLIATLRQESVKVGTWTAGW; translated from the coding sequence GTGTCAGGCTCTCCGGGCGCAGCAGTGAGGCCGGTGACCTCTGTCGGCACCCGTGGGTTAAGACAAAATCCTGCCCGGGGTTCTTATCAATCGGCCGTAACAAGAGCGGTAAAAACGACAGAAAATAATACAGAGGCGCTTCTTTCTCAGGGTTTCGGATTACTCAGGAAAAGGCAGTGGGACTCAGCCGTTAAGGTGTTTAAGGCGATCAAACCGGCGACTCAAATACAGAATGAAAGTAAAGTCAATGGTCTTGCCCGGGCACTTTATCACCAGCCCGGAAAAGCTGCAGAAGCACTGGATTTATTAAATCAATTATCAGCTCCTATCCAAACCAATACTTTGATGACAAAGTCCAGGATTCTGGAAGCACTGCAACGCTATCAAGAGGCAGAAGATCTGCTCATGCAGATTGTTAAGAAGGAAGCAGGCGATCCGGAAAAAGGCAGGGCTTGCAAGTATCATGATGCCAATATCACGCTGGCTCGTCTCTGGCAGGTGATGGGTAAGCTTGATCAATCCGAACACCTGCTGATCGCTACATTCAGACAGGAATCGGTTAAGGCGGATGATCTGGAAGCAGGCAGGGCCTGCAAGCATTATGAGACGAATCTGGGGCTGGCCCGACTCTGGGAGATCATGGGTAAACCCGATAAAGCCGAACGCCTGCTGATTGCTACGCTCAGGCAGGAATCGGTTAAGGTGGGGACCTGGACAGCAGGTTGGTAA
- a CDS encoding lipopolysaccharide assembly protein LapB, translating to MSGSPGTAVRPATSAGTRGLRQNPARGSYQSAVTRAVKTTENNTEALLSQGFELLRKRQWDSAVKVFKAIKPATQIQNESKVNGLARALYHQHGKAAEALDLLNQLSTPIQTNTLMTKSRILEALKRYQEAEDLLMQIVKKEAGDPEKGRACQYHDTNIMLARLWQGMGKLDQAERLLIATFRQESVKADDLEAGRACKHHETNLGLARLWEIMDKPDKAERLLIATLRQESAKVGAPETDRVGKHHETKLTLARLWEMMGKHDKAECLLVAMFRQESVKAGDLEAGRACKHHETNLMLARLWQIMGKHDNAERLLIAMFRQESPQAGDLEAGRACKYHDTNLTLVRLWEMMGKHDKAECLLIATFRQESAKAGDLEADRACKNHETNLGLARLWQTMAKLDRAERLLVATFRQESVKAGDLEAGRACKHHETNLALARLWQMMGKHDKAERLLIAMFRQESAQAGDLEADRACKYHDTNLTLARHWEMMDKLDQAERLLIATFRQESAKAGDLEAGRACKNHETNLGLARLWELMGKFDQAERLLIATFRQESAQTGDPKAGRVCKNHETNITLARLWQVIGKFDQAEHLLVTTFRQESARPGDLEEGKACQHHETNLGLARHWQLVGKHDKAERLLIATFRQESVKAGDLEEGRACMNHETNLGLALQWEIAGKLNKAEQLLISTFRLESTKADNPEESQACNNHETNHTLARLWKIMGKVDQAQRLLQQCLSDHTLVEVQKDRYRLTLAILHCGTHEFDRYIGAITNGVDKALAQSIHRFMIYCERVDKNGSAEPILLDQAFNYVEEAIQRSSYSEKRAQLLSQKAHILRMQKKAESEWQSLFQQAACLDPSRLLKEKTEPWRKTEKRALEMLNILSPA from the coding sequence GTGTCAGGCTCTCCGGGCACAGCAGTGAGGCCGGCGACCTCTGCCGGCACCCGTGGGTTAAGACAAAATCCTGCCCGGGGTTCTTATCAATCGGCCGTAACAAGAGCGGTAAAAACGACAGAAAATAATACAGAGGCGCTTCTTTCTCAGGGGTTCGAATTACTCAGAAAAAGGCAGTGGGACTCAGCCGTTAAGGTGTTTAAGGCGATCAAACCGGCGACTCAAATACAGAATGAAAGTAAAGTCAATGGTCTTGCCCGGGCACTTTATCACCAGCACGGAAAAGCTGCAGAAGCACTGGATTTATTAAATCAATTATCAACTCCTATCCAAACCAATACTTTGATGACAAAGTCCAGGATTCTGGAAGCACTGAAACGTTATCAAGAGGCAGAAGATCTGCTTATGCAGATTGTTAAGAAGGAAGCAGGCGATCCGGAAAAAGGCAGGGCTTGCCAGTACCATGACACCAATATCATGCTGGCCCGTCTCTGGCAGGGGATGGGTAAGCTTGATCAAGCCGAACGCCTGCTGATCGCTACTTTCAGACAGGAATCGGTTAAGGCGGATGATCTGGAAGCAGGCAGGGCCTGCAAGCATCATGAAACGAATCTGGGGCTGGCCCGACTCTGGGAGATCATGGATAAACCCGATAAAGCCGAACGCCTGCTGATTGCTACGCTCAGGCAGGAATCGGCAAAGGTGGGGGCCCCGGAAACAGATAGGGTTGGTAAGCACCATGAGACGAAACTCACGCTGGCTCGACTCTGGGAGATGATGGGTAAGCACGACAAAGCCGAATGCCTGCTGGTCGCTATGTTCAGGCAGGAATCGGTTAAGGCGGGGGACCTGGAAGCCGGCAGAGCCTGCAAGCACCATGAGACGAATCTTATGCTGGCCCGTCTCTGGCAGATCATGGGTAAGCACGATAACGCAGAACGCCTGCTGATTGCCATGTTCAGACAAGAATCGCCGCAGGCAGGCGATCTGGAAGCCGGCAGGGCCTGCAAGTACCACGATACAAATCTCACGCTGGTTCGACTCTGGGAGATGATGGGTAAGCACGACAAAGCCGAATGCCTACTGATTGCCACGTTCCGGCAGGAATCGGCCAAGGCCGGTGACCTGGAAGCCGACAGAGCCTGCAAGAATCATGAAACGAATCTGGGGCTGGCCCGTCTCTGGCAGACGATGGCTAAGCTTGATCGAGCCGAACGTCTGCTGGTCGCTACGTTCAGGCAGGAATCGGTTAAGGCGGGGGACCTGGAAGCCGGCAGAGCCTGCAAGCACCATGAGACGAATCTCGCGCTGGCTCGCCTCTGGCAGATGATGGGTAAACACGATAAAGCCGAACGCCTGCTGATTGCCATGTTCAGACAGGAATCGGCGCAGGCAGGCGATCTGGAAGCCGACAGGGCCTGCAAGTACCACGATACAAATCTCACGCTGGCCCGTCACTGGGAAATGATGGATAAGCTTGATCAAGCCGAACGCCTGCTGATTGCCACGTTCCGGCAGGAATCGGCCAAGGCCGGTGACCTGGAAGCCGGCAGAGCCTGCAAGAATCATGAAACGAATCTGGGGCTGGCCCGTCTCTGGGAGTTGATGGGTAAGTTCGATCAAGCCGAACGCCTGCTGATCGCCACCTTCAGGCAGGAATCGGCGCAGACGGGCGACCCGAAAGCAGGCAGGGTCTGCAAGAACCATGAAACGAATATTACCCTGGCCCGTCTCTGGCAGGTAATAGGTAAGTTTGATCAAGCCGAACACCTGCTGGTCACTACCTTCAGGCAGGAATCGGCCAGGCCGGGTGATCTGGAAGAAGGCAAGGCCTGCCAGCACCATGAGACCAATCTGGGGCTGGCCCGCCACTGGCAGTTAGTGGGTAAGCACGATAAAGCCGAGCGCCTGCTGATCGCCACCTTCAGGCAGGAATCGGTTAAGGCGGGAGATCTGGAAGAAGGCAGGGCCTGCATGAACCATGAGACGAATCTGGGGCTGGCCCTTCAGTGGGAAATAGCGGGTAAACTCAATAAAGCCGAACAACTGCTGATCAGCACGTTCAGGCTGGAATCGACTAAGGCAGACAACCCGGAAGAAAGCCAGGCCTGCAACAACCATGAAACGAATCATACCCTGGCCCGTCTCTGGAAGATAATGGGTAAGGTCGATCAAGCCCAACGTCTGCTCCAACAATGCCTGTCCGATCATACGTTGGTCGAGGTTCAAAAAGACCGTTACCGGCTGACATTAGCCATTTTACATTGTGGGACCCATGAATTTGACAGGTATATTGGTGCTATCACCAACGGTGTCGATAAGGCACTTGCCCAGTCAATCCATCGATTCATGATTTACTGTGAGCGTGTCGACAAAAACGGTTCGGCAGAGCCTATTTTACTGGACCAAGCCTTCAATTATGTGGAGGAGGCGATTCAACGCTCTTCCTACAGTGAAAAGCGGGCACAATTGTTGTCGCAAAAAGCGCACATCCTGAGAATGCAGAAAAAGGCTGAAAGCGAATGGCAATCGCTTTTTCAGCAAGCAGCCTGTTTAGACCCTTCAAGGTTATTAAAAGAGAAAACAGAACCCTGGAGGAAAACAGAGAAACGGGCGTTGGAAATGTTAAATATCCTGAGCCCCGCCTGA
- a CDS encoding lipopolysaccharide assembly protein LapB — MGKLVQAERLLIGTFRQESTAADDLEAGRASKNHETNLTLARLWQMTGKLDRAERLMIATFRQESTTTDDPEAGGACKNHETNLTLTRLWQMMGKLIKAERLLIAMFRQESARAGDLERGRACKNHETNLALTRLWQLMGKHDSAEQLLIAMFRQESATAGDLEAGRACKNHETNLTLARCWQTMGKLNKAEHLLIAMFRQESAKAGDLEAGRACNNHETNLSLARHWQIMGKLDASERLLIATFRQESSRADDLEAGQSCKNNETNLALARLWEMMGKLDQAERLLIVAFRQESVKADDLEAGRVCKHHNTNLALARLWQMIGKLNKAERLLIAMFRQESAKAVDPEAGSPCKNHETNLALARLWQAMGKLNKAERLLIATFRQESVNPNDLEEGKACKHHETNITLARHWQMMGKLDKAEHLLIATFRQESVKVGDLEVGKACKNHETNLGLACLWQIEGKLGKAERLLITTFREESTQAGDPQAGEACNNHETNLTLARLWQLMGKVDKAQRLLQQCLSDQTLVGVQKDRYRLALSILHSGTDEFDAYIGDITNDVDKALALSIHRFMIYCQRVVKNGSQESVLLDQAFNSVEEAMQLPSSSEKRAQLLSQKAHILRMQKKAESEWQSLFQQAACLDPSRLLKEKTEPWRKTEKRALEMLNILSPA, encoded by the coding sequence ATGGGTAAACTCGTTCAAGCCGAACGCCTGCTGATCGGGACGTTCAGGCAGGAATCGACGGCGGCGGACGACCTGGAAGCTGGCAGGGCCAGCAAGAACCATGAAACGAATCTTACGCTGGCCCGTCTCTGGCAGATGACGGGTAAACTCGATCGAGCCGAACGCCTGATGATCGCGACGTTCAGGCAGGAATCGACGACGACGGACGACCCGGAAGCAGGCGGGGCCTGCAAGAATCATGAAACAAATCTTACGCTGACCCGTCTCTGGCAGATGATGGGGAAGCTCATTAAAGCCGAACGGCTGCTGATCGCCATGTTCAGGCAGGAATCAGCGAGGGCGGGCGACCTGGAAAGAGGCAGAGCCTGCAAGAACCATGAAACGAATCTTGCGCTGACCCGTCTCTGGCAGTTGATGGGCAAGCACGATAGCGCCGAACAGCTGCTGATTGCCATGTTCAGGCAGGAATCAGCGACGGCGGGCGACCTGGAAGCAGGCCGGGCCTGCAAGAACCATGAGACGAATCTCACGCTGGCCCGTTGCTGGCAGACGATGGGAAAGCTCAATAAAGCTGAACATCTGCTGATTGCCATGTTCAGGCAGGAATCAGCGAAGGCGGGCGACCTGGAAGCAGGCAGGGCCTGCAATAACCATGAAACAAATCTTTCACTGGCCCGTCACTGGCAGATCATGGGTAAGCTCGATGCATCCGAACGCCTGCTGATTGCCACGTTCAGGCAGGAATCATCCAGGGCAGACGACCTGGAAGCCGGTCAGTCCTGCAAGAATAATGAGACGAATCTTGCGCTGGCCCGGCTCTGGGAGATGATGGGTAAGCTCGATCAAGCCGAACGCCTGCTGATCGTCGCGTTCAGGCAGGAATCGGTGAAGGCAGACGACCTGGAAGCAGGCAGGGTCTGCAAGCACCATAATACCAATCTCGCACTGGCCCGTCTCTGGCAGATGATCGGTAAGCTCAATAAAGCCGAACGCCTGCTGATTGCCATGTTCAGGCAGGAATCGGCCAAGGCAGTTGACCCGGAAGCAGGCAGTCCCTGCAAGAACCATGAAACGAATCTCGCGCTGGCCCGTCTCTGGCAGGCGATGGGTAAGCTCAATAAAGCCGAACGCCTGCTGATTGCCACGTTCAGGCAGGAATCGGTGAACCCGAATGATCTGGAAGAAGGCAAGGCCTGCAAGCACCATGAGACGAATATTACGCTGGCCCGTCACTGGCAGATGATGGGTAAACTGGATAAAGCCGAACACCTGCTGATTGCTACGTTCAGACAGGAATCGGTCAAGGTAGGTGATCTGGAAGTAGGCAAAGCCTGCAAGAACCATGAGACGAATCTGGGATTGGCCTGTCTCTGGCAGATCGAGGGTAAACTCGGTAAAGCCGAACGTCTGCTGATCACCACGTTCAGGGAAGAATCAACCCAGGCGGGTGACCCACAAGCAGGCGAGGCCTGCAACAACCATGAAACGAATCTCACCCTGGCCCGTCTCTGGCAGCTGATGGGTAAGGTCGATAAAGCCCAACGTCTGCTGCAACAATGCCTGTCCGATCAGACGTTGGTCGGTGTACAAAAAGACCGTTACCGGCTGGCATTAAGCATTCTGCATTCCGGGACCGATGAATTTGATGCGTATATTGGTGATATCACCAACGATGTCGATAAGGCGCTCGCCCTGTCAATCCATCGATTCATGATTTATTGCCAGCGTGTCGTCAAAAATGGTTCGCAAGAGTCTGTATTACTGGATCAGGCCTTCAATAGTGTGGAAGAAGCTATGCAACTTCCTTCCTCCAGTGAAAAGCGGGCACAATTGTTGTCGCAAAAAGCGCACATCCTGAGAATGCAGAAAAAGGCCGAAAGCGAATGGCAATCGCTTTTTCAGCAAGCAGCCTGTTTAGACCCTTCAAGGTTATTAAAAGAGAAAACAGAACCCTGGAGGAAAACAGAGAAACGGGCGTTGGAAATGTTAAATATCCTGAGCCCCGCTTGA
- a CDS encoding IS4 family transposase produces MTCFDRSELLSMAEQLGFTIRQRDIRPLDFILSLIDALAGDGNCDTQADLHRKFNELTGLNVSYRSWANQAKKDALPTLILWLWVQCLEIFSRKVMAFDEDSPFSEFEHILIQDGSSQAVYDALKEAFPGRFSTVSPAAVELHTTMDLLTNNLVRVQLTEDTRSERDCLPPLPTSMAYILMLMDAGYFELELFAAIDDREGSFICKAPQSINPTILSAVREDGKNLNRYKGQKLKDVLSGFPKDQCLDLDVEWPGFKAWPFRLVVRWNDKKQKWVFVVTNLNRVEFTLSDVLQAYRLRWQIELIFKEIKSYSGWHRFNTKSATLVFSLILMSFVVVTLKRYLAHAAQANLCESGSIEEISTHKVMKSGTHLFGNVISSLMNAGKSLVSCIKKLLDFWGNNAKREHPARDGCSGRTRLGFCAVGGA; encoded by the coding sequence TTGACCTGTTTCGACCGGTCAGAACTCCTAAGTATGGCGGAACAGCTTGGTTTTACTATACGACAGCGAGATATCCGTCCTTTGGATTTTATCCTCTCACTGATCGATGCCCTCGCTGGTGATGGAAACTGCGATACCCAGGCGGATCTACACCGTAAATTTAACGAGTTGACGGGGCTGAATGTCTCTTATCGTTCTTGGGCAAATCAAGCTAAAAAGGACGCGCTGCCTACTCTTATCCTGTGGCTATGGGTGCAGTGTCTGGAAATATTTTCCCGCAAAGTCATGGCGTTTGATGAAGACAGTCCATTTTCAGAGTTTGAGCACATTCTGATTCAGGACGGTTCGTCACAAGCTGTCTATGATGCCCTGAAAGAAGCATTTCCCGGCAGGTTCTCAACGGTCAGTCCTGCTGCCGTCGAGCTTCATACGACAATGGATCTTCTCACCAACAACCTGGTGCGGGTGCAGCTGACTGAAGATACCCGTTCAGAAAGAGACTGTCTGCCACCACTGCCAACATCCATGGCCTATATCCTGATGCTAATGGATGCCGGTTATTTTGAGCTGGAACTCTTTGCCGCTATTGATGACAGGGAGGGTTCTTTTATCTGCAAGGCACCTCAGAGTATCAACCCGACGATACTCAGCGCGGTACGGGAGGATGGCAAGAATCTCAATCGCTACAAAGGACAAAAACTGAAGGATGTACTGTCTGGCTTCCCCAAAGACCAGTGCCTCGACCTGGATGTAGAATGGCCGGGATTCAAAGCCTGGCCATTCCGCTTGGTTGTCCGCTGGAATGACAAAAAACAGAAGTGGGTTTTCGTTGTGACCAACCTGAACCGGGTGGAGTTCACCTTGAGTGATGTGCTCCAGGCCTATCGTCTACGGTGGCAGATAGAGCTGATTTTCAAAGAGATCAAATCCTATTCAGGGTGGCATCGTTTTAACACCAAATCAGCGACACTGGTGTTTAGCCTGATTCTGATGTCCTTTGTGGTTGTGACGTTGAAAAGGTACCTTGCCCATGCTGCACAGGCGAACCTCTGTGAAAGTGGGAGCATTGAGGAAATCTCGACGCACAAGGTGATGAAAAGTGGGACTCACCTGTTTGGTAATGTGATTTCATCGTTGATGAATGCAGGAAAGTCATTGGTCTCATGCATTAAAAAGCTACTGGACTTCTGGGGAAATAATGCGAAACGAGAACACCCTGCACGGGATGGTTGTTCAGGGCGTACAAGATTAGGCTTCTGTGCAGTGGGTGGAGCTTAA